A genomic stretch from Mesoplodon densirostris isolate mMesDen1 chromosome 3, mMesDen1 primary haplotype, whole genome shotgun sequence includes:
- the LOC132486018 gene encoding LOW QUALITY PROTEIN: inactive sodium-dependent neutral amino acid transporter B(0)AT3-like (The sequence of the model RefSeq protein was modified relative to this genomic sequence to represent the inferred CDS: inserted 7 bases in 5 codons; substituted 1 base at 1 genomic stop codon) has protein sequence MAGTLEPDPPVDAGGDEWPKWGNELQCLLSXVGFAVGLGNLWRSPYLCQTYGGGGGGAFLIPYLTDGLQGQPXFHIELAIGQRLHRGSIGVWMAISPYLGGEVRDPSNTVQACDIPGGCRPSESPTWKQPEAGGEPNVAQPREHHVAGKMAGLGGFITSVPVSRHCDPVLVWVLWHLPSSSQPDDWLRRVRDRLLRSLNSGFRWRRQPRASSGDTSQMRETVMVFKFARFVQECRDGSAVSHPRYRQTLNITADINDGGSVQWWLPVCLMASWATVYLCVIRGIETPGKAIYFMALFPYLLLXVFLIRGLTLPGATEGRTYLFMPDLQVLQRPRVWLDATTQILFSLSLAFVGHIAFAGYYPPRNNCKRDAVTIALVNGMTSLCASITVFSVLGVKAASDHGHXLDGDILCHVNAFHLPDESSSREDYAAALAHPDSTQPEXGGGLPLEACCLEDFLDKSASGTGLAFVFTEAALHVPGAPVWAALFFGXLFSLGLTSTFRNTESVITPLLDLRVMPRWVPKEALTGLAGLLGVLSATCSTLRSGNYWLESVDRYVASPGLILFAFSEVVGVIYVYGMKRFCDDIAWMTGWRPGLYWQVTWKAVSPLLLLTSFVAYVALLASSPPGYKAWNPQHFPSGQEKPRPGWVRATCVLLSFRSELRVLVVALAPLLTRCRQKQQDRRPKLQGGGAG, from the exons ATGGCGGGCACCCTGGAGCCGGACCCACCTGTGGATGCTGGTGGAGATGAGTGGCCCAAGTGGGGCAACGAGCTCCAGTGCCTCCTGA TCGTCGGGTTTGCCGTGGGCCTGGGCAACCTCTGGAGGTCCCCGTACCTGTGCCAGACctacgggggggggggggggg GTGCCTTCCTCATCCCCTACCTCACTGACGGCCTTCAAGGGCAGC GCTTCCACATCGAGCTCGCCATTGGCCAGCGCCTGCACAGGGGCAGCATTGGGGTGTGGATGGCCATCTCGCCCTACCTGGGGGGAGAGG TACGGGACCCGAGCAACACCGTCCAGGCCTGTGACATACCTGGAGGCTGCAGGCCATCGGAAAGCCCCACCTGGAAGCAGCCTGAGGCTGGTGGAGAGCCAAACGTGGCCCAGCCCAGAGAGCACCACGTGGCCGGGAAGATGGCGG GGCTCGGCGGCTTCATCACATCTGTCCCGGTCAGCAGGCACTGCGACCCGGTCCTGGTCTGGGTGCTGTGGCAcctccccagctcctcccaacCCGATGACTGGTTAAG GAGGGTGAGGGACAGGCTGCTGCGCTCCCTGAACTCAGGCTTTAGGTGGAGACGCCAGCCAAGGGCGTCATCTGGGGACACCTCCCAGATGCGGGAAACAGTCATGGTTTTCAAGTTCGCTC GCTTTGTGCAGGAATGCCGGGACGGCAGCGCTGTGAGCCACCCCCGGTACCGGCAGACACTGAACATCACGGCCGACATCAATGACGGTGGCTCTGTCCAGTGGTGGCTGCCGGTCTGCTTAATGGCCTCCTGGGCCACGGTGTACCTGTGTGTCATCAGAGGCATTGAGACCCCCGGGAAG GCAATTTATTTCATGGCCTTGTTCCCCTACCTGCTTCT TGTTTTCCTCATCAGAGGACTCACCCTGCCTGGGGCGACCGAAGGACGGACCTACCTATTCATGCCCGAC CTGCAGGTCCTGCAGCGCCCCCGGGTGTGGCTGGATGCAACCACACAGATACTCTTTTCTCTGTCCCTGGCCTTCGTAGGACACATCGCTTTTGCAGGTTACTACCCGCCCAG GAACAACTGTAAGAGGGACGCGGTGACCATCGCCCTGGTCAACGGCATGACCTCCCTCTGTGCATCCATCACTGTCTTCTCTGTCCTGGGGGTCAAGGCGGCCAGTGACCACGGGCACTGACTGGACGG AGACATCCTCTGCCACGTCAACGCCTTCCATCTCCCCGACGAGAGCAGCTCCAGGGAGGACTACGCGGCTGCCCTCGCGCACCCTGACTCCACCCAGCCCGA TGGTGGCGGGCTCCCCCTGGAGGCCTGCTGCCTGGAGGATTTCCTGGATAAG AGCGCCTCGGGCACAGGCCTGGCCTTCGTCTTCACGGAGGCCGCCCTCCACGTGCCGGGGGCCCCCGTATGGGCCGCGCTCTTCTTCG TGCTGTTCAGCCTGGGCTTGACATCCACATTCAGGAACACGGAAAGCGTCATCACACCACTCCTGGACTTGAGGGTCATGCCCAGATGGGTCCCCAAGGAGGCCCTGA CGGGGCTGGCCGGCCTGCTCGGCGTCCTCTCGGCCACCTGCTCCACGCTGCGGTCGGGAAACTACTGGCTCGAGAGTGTTGACCGCTACGTCGCTTCCCCGGGCCTGATCCTCTTTGCGTTCTCCGAGGTGGTTGGTGTCATTTATGTTTATGGGATGAAACG GTTCTGTGACGACATAGCGTGGATGACCGGGTGGCGGCCCGGCCTCTACTGGCAGGTGACCTGGAAGGCTGTCAGCCCCCTGCTGCTGTTGACCAGCTTTGTGGCCTACGTTGCCCTCCTGGCCAGCTCACCCCCGGGCTACAAGGCCTGGAACCCCCAACAC TTCCCCTCGGGGCAGGAGAAGCCCCGCCCAGGCTGGGTGCGGGCCACCTGCGTGCTCCTGTCCTTCCGGTCTGAACTGAGGGTCCTGGTGGTCGCGCTGGCCCCGCTGCTCACCCGGTGCAGACAGAAGCAGCAGGACAGGCGTCCGAAGCTGCAGGGCGGAGGGGCCGGCTGA